From a region of the Synechococcus sp. RS9916 genome:
- a CDS encoding RNA methyltransferase, with protein MQPLITSRRNPLVRRLRALAARQGREEEGLLLLEGTHLLQELVPLLRQHPQSLELVATPTWLQGHQALLARLHPAPKLQLVSEEVLQASLTTVNPDGVAALLPLALLPQKPASPAFVLALDRIQDPGNLGTLLRTAMAADVEMVWQGSGADPLNPKVVRSSTGAVLKLPLHRFGPAEAAGITELKQTLHQARDRGLQVVATLVPGAGGPLSVVPYWELDWRLPTVLVLGNEGRGLHPELLDCCTHGVTLPHSPAVESLNVASAAVPLLLERRRATMTAPSQQSG; from the coding sequence ATGCAGCCGCTGATCACCAGTCGGCGAAATCCCCTGGTGCGGCGACTGCGTGCTCTAGCGGCGCGCCAGGGCAGGGAAGAGGAGGGCCTGCTTCTGCTGGAAGGCACCCACCTGCTGCAGGAGCTCGTGCCATTGCTCCGCCAGCACCCGCAGTCCCTGGAGCTGGTGGCCACCCCCACCTGGCTTCAGGGGCACCAAGCCCTTTTGGCCCGCCTTCATCCAGCACCAAAACTGCAACTGGTCAGCGAAGAGGTGCTGCAGGCCTCTCTCACCACCGTCAACCCTGATGGCGTGGCAGCCCTGCTGCCCCTCGCCCTGCTCCCCCAGAAGCCAGCGTCCCCAGCGTTTGTCCTGGCCCTCGATCGCATCCAGGACCCCGGGAACCTTGGGACCCTGCTGCGCACAGCCATGGCCGCCGATGTGGAGATGGTTTGGCAAGGCTCGGGGGCTGATCCTCTGAACCCCAAGGTGGTGCGCAGCTCCACCGGAGCAGTTCTGAAGCTCCCCCTGCACCGTTTCGGCCCTGCAGAAGCCGCCGGAATCACAGAACTGAAACAGACCCTGCATCAAGCCCGCGATCGCGGACTGCAGGTCGTGGCCACCCTGGTGCCCGGAGCTGGAGGCCCCTTAAGCGTTGTCCCCTACTGGGAGCTCGACTGGCGCCTTCCCACCGTGCTGGTGCTCGGCAATGAAGGGCGCGGGCTGCACCCCGAGCTGTTGGACTGCTGCACCCATGGCGTCACCCTGCCCCATAGCCCCGCGGTGGAGTCGCTGAATGTGGCATCTGCCGCGGTGCCTCTCCTCTTGGAACGGCGACGGGCGACAATGACCGCTCCCTCGCAGCAGTCCGGGTGA